In Rhododendron vialii isolate Sample 1 chromosome 9a, ASM3025357v1, the following are encoded in one genomic region:
- the LOC131301149 gene encoding uncharacterized protein LOC131301149, producing the protein MVTKGDCNLKAKEIERVMHSQLTFYSKIDARVSFLYSAWSASVNESMKGEGELLQGAGVTRSNVPKAPHLENCKLSSQVNKNLDKRIENESFPPWTLWKGFLHTYPLLTAGERLKSEGAYPPCVCIFPYMKL; encoded by the coding sequence ATGGTTACAAAGGGCGACTGCAATCTTAAAGCAAAAGAAATAGAGAGGGTGATGCATTCTCAGTTAACTTTCTACAGTAAAATTGATGCGAGAGTGTCTTTCTTGTACTCGGCTTGGAGTGCTTCGGTCAATGAATCAATGAAAGGCGAAGGTGAACTGCTGCAAGGTGCTGGAGTGACGAGATCTAATGTGCCAAAAGCCCCTCACTTGGAGAATTGCAAGTTGAGTTCACAAGTCAACAAGAATCTTGATAAGCGTATCGAGAATGAGAGCTTCCCTCCGTGGACTCTGTGGAAGGGATTCTTGCATACTTACCCATTGTTGACAGCTGGTGAGCGGCTGAAGTCTGAAGGTGCATATCCTCCGTGCGTATGTATCTTCCCATATATGAAACTTTAG